atttttAACTTTGTTTATTGGTGTTTTGTGATATATGGTGGTAAAAAAATGAATATACTCGTTCTCAACATTCTTTTGAAATAGTGATTAGTATATAAAGGAGGTATTTATCTTAGTTATGTCAAGATTTAAATTTAGATCTCATAATGATAACATCTCATATGTTAATTACTAGATCATATCAAAGGGAGTTGGTGCCTTGTGATGCAGTTTGAACTCATAGTTGTAATGCAGGCATGATCAAAGTTTTTTTGGCCTATAAAATGATTAAAAgtagcctttatatatatagtatCGATCATATCGAAGGGAGTTGGTGCCTTGTGATACAGTTTGAACTCATAGTTGTAATGCATGCGtgatcaaagttttttttttttttttttttttgcctataaaatgattaaaagtagcctttatatatatatatatatatatatatatatatatatatatatattctaatttgtGCGTGCGTGGGGACCAAGTTGTGGTTTCTTGGCCTTGCTTTCCTCTGCCCTCGGCGGTTTGACTGTCATGTCAACATTGGCAGGATTCCCAACCCTACTTATTTTGAAAGCTGTTTAACACGGAGATTAATATTTATGTCTCACTCGACTAATCACTGGCTTAATCCCATAAAGGTTTCGAATCTTTTGGAAGCAACTTATAAAGATATTATCGAACGTCAGGTAGGTACAGATCGAGTGGGTTTCATCCTCAATCCCATTTTCAAAATAATAAAGAGAAATTCCAAAGCACTTTCTTTGACAATGAAAATCCTCCTATCCCATGGCCTCTTGCAGTTAAATCTGACGTCGtaatttatctttttttcatataaatttagtattataaaaaaattaaaattttatttaccttagattaTCTAAAAAAAAGAAATCCGTTACCCATTAAAAAATTTACAAAGTTGCATTTATCAAAGATTATGTAAAAAAAGAGTGAAATCACTGAAATCCGGTACGCATTAGAAGGGAATAAATCAAATATGTTAATCAACTCCACTATGTCTCGTGAAATTTTATTTACCTTAGAATCCTGTACGTTAGTGGCTTCAATTGAATGTGCCGCAACCCAAAAGCACAAAAATATCTCTTCTCACTTCCACGGCGCTTTTAGATTCGTGCACTCTGTACCATGATACGTCTCCTTAAACCGCCCCTCGTCTCTCCTCTTCGTCCCTTTCGCATTCTACTGCTCTCGACAGCAGCGGAGGAAGGAGGGATCCAGATAGGATAGCGTCCGAGTAGGCTTTGGATTGAGGATTCATTGCAGGAAGAGGAGGAACAATGGCCTCCTGTTCCCCACCCTTGCGGTTCATCTTCAAGGCTCCCGACCATGGTATTTTTCTGCCTATGGCGTCGCTCGACTCCGGCCTCTGCGTCTCTTCTCGAAGCCCTATGTTTTCCCGCATTTCTACCCGTCATCCGTTTGATTCTGCATGGATTGGAATCCGGAGGTCGCATCTTCCATATCGAGCTCTCATGGTATGATATCTTAGCTCGTCAGTCGGAAACTTGATTTGACTGCgagattagatttttttttttcttccttttttcacAATGTGTATCCACTCGTTAGCCTGGTTTCTGACGGAATAATATCGCTTTCAATTTCAAGGTATTATTGATGATCATCCATTTATAAATTTTAGTGCTAATAACATAATGATGCTAAGGATAACATTGATGGGAAATATCCGAGGTAGATCAGGAAATATTCAGGTGGACAATGACACTCTATTGACAACGTATAAAAACTTCTAGAAAATAAAGCATTAAATACCTACATCCACGCTAGTGTTAAATATTCCTAGCCTTTCAGAGTAATGAAGGTTGGGCATTGTCAATCgtcaaataaaattataaatggaTGAAAAAGTTAATCTATCCTGCAGTGATTTGGGATAAACCTCCTTTTCCGTTAGAGGTATGCTAACTGGTGGAAACACATAGTGGAGAAGGTTGCATGGCAGGCCATTTGGGCAGTGTGATGCCTTTTGAATACCTTTATTTATTATCCTCTTTTGTCGAATAATAATATTGAGTTCTAAAGGAAAAGGGCTAGTAGTATCATAACTCTTTATTCCCTAATGCTTTGCTTTCCTTATTACATTTACACTTCTTAATCTAACAATAGGCTTTCTATTTTTTCATATGCTCAATTGAATAATTAATTGTTCAATAATCATTCACTATCATTGGGTTTATTTCTCATCTCAATTTGATGGTATAGGGAGGTTTTGTTTGTAAAAAAGGAGACGGTGATAGTGGTAATTGGAGTAGTGAACAGAGAGATGGATCAATTCCATCTGCCTCATCAGAAGAAAGTGATATCCAACTTCCAACTCAAGCCCAATCTCTTGTTGAAGGTTCACCCACAGCTGCTGTATCAGAGTACAAGTCAATTCCAGACATTGATTATCTAATGGTTTTGCCTTCAACAAATTGAAATTCCTTTTCTTTGAAACAACTATATATTTCTACTAATTATCTTTgtttttttaatgttttcatTATTCACTTCCATGACTTCCTTGTTGAATGGACATCTCTACCTTAAGCTACAACAGATTATCTAAAATTTACCCTTAAAAGTGGAAAGTATAACAGACTTTAGTATTCTAAATTATGCCATTGTTGAGATTGGTTGGTTCATTCATATAGCAACAAAGGTGTTGAATAGGAGGAAGAATAACTATGGAAAGGCAATCATTAGTTTCTATAGTTAGATGAATTGAATCATTCAGAGTTAAGGCAAGGAGTAGAGGGGGAAAAAACTCTAGATAGTGAAGTGAAAAGTGATTTAATTGATTTCAATATTACTATTGATATAACATAGTTCAATGGTTAAAATTTATGGAGTTAATTCCCAATAATTAGGGCTTACATGGCTTGGCTTACAGGTCCAAAAGACTTATATCTTTTTTAAACTGATGTTTTCATGTGCTTACTTGCCATCATATTATGGTTGAAGGAAAATAGCAATGTTTTTGTCTTCTTTTCCAGGAACTTTTGACCATCCAACAGCAAGGACCTAGATCAATTGGGTTCTTTGGGACACGGAACATGGGATTCATGCATCAGCAACTTATTGAGATTCTCAGCTATGCAATGGTTATTACTGTAAGGTTTCCTCGTGGCTGCAGACTGCTTTACATGTATTATGGGATATTCTCCAAATTCCTCATCACCTAATTGCAGCTCTTAATTTCAAACACACTAATTCCACTGCAGAAGAACCATATTTTTACTTCAGGAGCCTCTGGGACTAATGCAGCAGTTATTAGGGGTGCTTTAAGAGCAGAGAAGCCAGAGTTGCTCACTGT
This genomic stretch from Zingiber officinale cultivar Zhangliang chromosome 7A, Zo_v1.1, whole genome shotgun sequence harbors:
- the LOC122001042 gene encoding uncharacterized protein LOC122001042, which encodes MASCSPPLRFIFKAPDHGIFLPMASLDSGLCVSSRSPMFSRISTRHPFDSAWIGIRRSHLPYRALMGGFVCKKGDGDSGNWSSEQRDGSIPSASSEESDIQLPTQAQSLVEGSPTAAVSEYKSIPDIDYLMELLTIQQQGPRSIGFFGTRNMGFMHQQLIEILSYAMVITKNHIFTSGASGTNAAVIRGALRAEKPELLTVILPQSLKMQPPESQELLSKVQNLIEMPKNDNLPLLEASRLCNMDILSKVQQVICFAFHDSRLLLETCQEARKLRKLVTLFYLD